One region of Quercus lobata isolate SW786 chromosome 2, ValleyOak3.0 Primary Assembly, whole genome shotgun sequence genomic DNA includes:
- the LOC115976869 gene encoding 60S ribosomal protein L34 → MVQRLTYRKRHSYATKSNQHRVVKTPGGKLVYQTTKKRASGPKCPVTGKRIQGIPHLRPAEYKRSRLPRNRRTVNRAYGGVLSGGAVRERIIRAFLVEEQKIVKKVLKIQKAKEKIASKS, encoded by the exons ATGGTGCAGCGGCTCACCTATCGTAAGCGCCACAGCTACGCCACCAAGTCCAACCAGCACCGGGTCGTCAAGACCCCTG GTGGGAAGTTGGTGTATCAGACCACTAAGAAGAGGGCAAGTGGACCCAAGTGCCCTGTCACTGGCAAGAGAATCCAAGGG ATTCCTCACTTGAGACCTGCTGAATACAAAAGGTCTAGATTGCCTAGAAACCGAAGGACTGTGAATCGGGCATATGGTGGTGTGCTGTCTGGAGGTGCTGTTAGGGAGAG GATAATCCGAGCCTTCTTGGTTGAAGAGCAAAAGATTGTGAAAAAGGTTTTGAAGATTCAAAAGGCGAAGGAAAAGATAGCCTCAAAGAGTTAA
- the LOC115956820 gene encoding mini zinc finger protein 2-like: protein MRKRQVVVRREEPSRCSTTSAQTITTVRYAECQKNHAASVGGYAVDGCREFMASGEEGTNGALTCAACGCHRNFHKREVETEVGYEQAANSSNGTQN from the coding sequence ATGAGGAAGCGACAGGTAGTTGTGAGAAGAGAAGAGCCATCAAGGTGTTCAACAACTTCAGCTCAGACTATTACGACTGTGAGATATGCGGAGTGCCAAAAGAATCATGCAGCTAGTGTCGGAGGTTACGCCGTTGATGGCTGCAGGGAGTTCATGGCTAGTGGGGAGGAAGGGACAAATGGTGCACTCACTTGTGCTGCCTGTGGCTGCCACAGGAACTTCCACAAGAGGGAAGTGGAGACTGAAGTGGGATATGAACAAGCTGCAAATTCTTCAAATGGGACACagaattga